The genomic segment ACTTTTCTAAAATAAGAAGGAATTTGTAATTTTGTTATTCGAGACTACAATAATTGTAAGCTCATCATACTAAATTGTATAAGGTGCTTGCTAGGCCGTGAACCTATAAACTGGGCAGTTCGCAATCGCCCAGAAGCCTCATCTAAAGATGGGCGAGGCTCGCGAGTGTACCCCAAGCCATCGCTACCAAAGCAGCAATCGCACCCGCTAATGCCAACAGGCCCCATACCATTTGGGCGCGTCGCGAACGGTGCAGGTCTGCAATAATGTGCTGACCGCAATAGATCAGGTTGCAGACGAGCAACGTAGCAGTCAGTAGAATGAAGCTAAACATCAGCATTGCAATATCATCGCCCAAATTGCCCGTGTCCGCAAATGGTCAAACGCTGACTTGTAGCTCTCATATCGCGCAGAAATCTGATTCAGCGTCTGCATGAGCCGATATGATCTGACCGACTTCGAGTGGCGCGTGATCGAACGCTTCTTTCCAGGTTGAAGCACTTCCGCCGCGTCGCCACCCGATACGACAAGCTGGCTGAGAACTTCCTCGCCATGGTCCAACTCGCATCAATGCGTCTGTGGCTCCGTGTTTATGAGTCTACAGCCTAAACCGGGCCGAGCGGAATGAGCCGTTCCGGCGCCCACTCAACTTGCACCCTGTTGCCGCGGCGCACTTCCCCGCCACGCAGAATGACTGCCATCACCCCCGCTTTGCGGATCAGCGAACCGTCTGCGGCATGGCCCAGCACCGCCGCCATGGCGCCTTGTCCGACATTTTCGTCAATCTGGCGGCACGGATTGCGCAAGCCGGTAATCTCGATCAGCGCCTCTTCGCCAAGCTTCAGGCGCGTTCCGGCCGATAGGCCCAGCAGATCCACACCGCGTGTAGTGACATTCTCGCCCAACTGGCCGGGTTCTATCTGGAAGCCCTTCTCGCCAAGTTCATCCAGCAATTCGGCATGGATCAGATGAAGCTGACGCAGATTGGGGGCCGCCGGATTCTTCGCGACCCGGGAGAGATGCTGGACCGTGCTGCCGGAATGCGCATCGCCTTCCACACCCTGCCCGGCAATCAGCCGCAGCCCGCCGCGCGGCTGCTTCGAAAAGCGATGTTCCCCATCGCTGGCAAGCGCGACGATGATCCCCTGCATGGGCTGGAGCATTACGCAGCGCCCCCTGCGGGGCAAGCCTTTCCTACACCCTATCCTGCGTGCTAGAACTGTCGCTGAATTTAGTTAAATCCATATATTTCAATATATTATTTAAACAATATCACTCTGTTACACAGCCATCCGGCAAAACGGATTTTCGTGTAACAGGTGTAACACCCCCGGCCAGATCGGCCCGAAGCTGAACGGAACGCACCATGTCCCTTCCCGCCCTGCTTTCCCATCTGCGCCTGCCGGTGATCGGTTCGCCGCTGTTCATCATCTCCAACCCGGAACTGGTGATCGCGCAATGCAAGGCGGGGATCGTGGGCAGCTTCCCCACGCTCAACGCCCGCCCTTCCGGCATGCTGGACGAATGGCTGCACCGCATCACCGAAGAACTGGCCGCGCATGATCGCGACAATCCCGACCGGCCAGCCGCCCCCTTTGCCTGCAACCTCATCGTCCACCGATCCAACCCCCGGCTGGAGGAAGACGCCATGGTGCTGGCGAAGTGGAAAGTGCCGCTGGTCATCACTTCGCTCGGCGCGATCGAGGACATCAACAAGGGCGTCCATGACTGGGGCGGCATCGTGCTGCACGACATCATCAACCAGCGCTTCGCCCACAAGGCGATTGAAAAGGGTGCGGACGGGCTGATTGCCGTCGCTGCCGGGGCAGGCGGCCATGCCGGGGCGCAATCGCCCTTCGCCCTGATGCAGGAACTGCGCGAATGGTTCGACGGGCCGATTGCCCTGTCCGGCGCGATTGCCCATGGCCGCTCCATTCTGGCCGCGCAGGCCATGGGCGCGGACCTTGCCTATATCGGCTCACCCTGGATCGCGACACCGGAAGCCAATGCCATCGACGCCTACAAGCAGGCCATCGTGGAAGGCGCTGCGGCAGACATCGTCTATTCCAACCTCTTCACCGGGGTTCACGGCAATTATCTGAAAAGCTCCATCGAGCGGGCCGGGCTTGACCCGGACCACCTGCCGGAAAGCGATCCCACCACGATGGACTTCGCCAAGGCCACCGGCAGCGAGGCCAAGGCATGGAAAGACATCTGGGGTTCCGGCCAGGGCATCGGCGCGGTCAAGGAAGTGGAGCCAGTTGCCGTGCGGGTCGCAAGGCTGGAAGCGCAATATGCCGAGGCCAGGCGCGAACTGGCGCTCAAGGCCGGGCTTTAAATCCCGTCAGGCTGCAACTTCTTCTGCAAGAAAGTCCGGCACCGGACGCCCGGCCAGCCAGCCCATGGTCGCTTCGCGGAACAGGCTCGCCCCCGTCAGGCTGCTTGCGGGCAGCCAGCAAACCGCGGCGAGGCCGGGCAGATCGCACAGCAGCACGCCCAGCAGCATCTGCGCACGAAGCACGGCCTCCATCCTCTCACCGCCGGCCAGATGCGGGCCAGGTGACAGCGTGACCGCCTCGCAGTGGGAAAGCGAAGGCAGCAGGCCGAAACGTCGCGGATGCAGCAGCAACATCCCGGGATCGCCCGGAGCGAGGCCGCGCAGATCGAAGGTCAGCCCATTGACGGCAAGTTCAAGCCAATCACCCTCGCAGCCCCGGTTGTTGCGCGAAGTTGAATCGAAAGTGATCGAGAACTCCCCGGACTTCGCGAGCGCCCGAATTGCACCGGGATCGGGCCGCGATGCGGCATCGAAGAGCAACGAAAGTACCGGCGCTGCTTGCCTGCCGCCGGTTGCGACTTCCCGTTTGATGGCCTGCCCCCTCAGTCCTGCTTATTTCTGGTGGAGGCCTATGCGCGATTTCCGGGTCAAAGACGCAGGACAACCGCGTCCACATCGGAGGAATCGCTCAGAAGATTCCAAGCCTTATCCCTTCGGCAAGAGCTGCCCCGACCTCGCGGCAGCGTTCCAGTTCGGCGGCGGGAACATGCTTGGGGGCAAGGATTGCATCCGGCGTCTGAGCGGCCAGGTTGACGATCACGGGATCGGCCACCCGGCGCAGGCGCCAACCGGTCACGATCCGGTCAATCTGTGCCTGCGCCACGGCCCCATCGGAACCGGCAGCGATAAATGTGGCATATGCGCGTCCTTCGATCCGGCCGAGCAGCGGATAATAGCAGCGATCGAACAGTTCCTTCATCTCGCCCGTCATGCTGCCCAGATTTTCGGGGCAGACGAACAGGAAACCGGCTGCCGCAAGCAGGTCTCGCGACCGGGCATCACCGGCCCGCAACAGGCGGACGTCACCGCCGGCGCCATCCGCCGCAGCTCGCGCCATGGCCTGTGCGGCGCCGGTGCGGCTATGCCACAGGATCAGCAGGTACGGGGCAGGTTCATCCATAATGCCAGCATCCGGGATGGCGCGGCATTGTCAATCGCCCCTACTCCGGGTTAGGCCGCGCGCATGGCATCCCATGGGACATCGGCAGTTTTCGGAGTGGAGCGCTCGCTCGCAGGGCGTAGCTGGCGCTGGCGTGGCGGCAATATGGATCTGGGTGAGAGCCACGCCGGCATGGCAGGGCTGGAACAGGATCTCGTCACGCAATTGCTGCTGGCTCGCGGGGTCAGCCCTGACGATATAGAACGGCACCGCACCCCAACTCTGCGCGGTTTTCTGCCTGATCCAAGCGCCTTTCGCGACATGGACGAAGCGGCTCGACGCCTGGCCGAAGCGGTGCTGGGGAATGAGACCATCACGGTCTATGGCGATTACGACGTCGATGGCGCGACCAGTGCGGCCCTGCTCATCCGCCTGCTGCGCATGCTGGGGCACGAGGCGCGCTATTACATCCCTGACAGGCTGCTGGAAGGTTATGGCCCGTCAGGCGAAGCTCTGGTTCGCCTTGCCGAGGAAGGCTCCAGCCTGATCGTGACGGTCGATTGCGGCGCGATGGCGCATCAGGCGCTTGCGATGGCCCATGACGCGGGCGTCGACGTGATCGTGGTCGATCATCACAAATGCTCCACCGAACTGCCCATCGCGGCCGCGCTGGTGAACCCCAATCGTTTGGACGAGAGCGATACCGGCGCTGCCCATGGCCATCTGGCGGCAGTAGGCGTTGCGTTCCTTCTGGCCATCGCAACCGTGCGGACCCTGCGTGATCGCGGCTATTTTGAGACCCGGCCCGAGCCGGATTTGTTTGCCCTGCTCGATCTCGTCGCCCTTGGCACCGTGGCTGATGTCGCCGCGCTGCACGGCCTCAACCGGGCGCTTGTGGCCCAGGGCCTCAAGATCATGGCAAAGCGCGAGAATACCGGCATGTCGGCCCTGATCGACGCAAGTCGCCTGAACCGCGCCCCCACATGCAGCGATCTTGGCTTTGCCCTCGGCCCACGAATCAATGCGGGCGGTCGGGTAGGCGAATCAACGCTTGGAGTCCGGCTGCTCACCACGCAAGACCCGGATGAGGCGCGCGCCATTGCCGGGCAGCTTTCCGTCCTCAACGAAGAACGCCGGGCCATCGAGGCTGCCGTGCAGGAAGCGGCGGAAGATCAGCTGGCTTCGCAGCACAATCGCTCGGTCCTGGTCCTTGCCGGCAGCGGCTGGCATCCCGGTGTGATCGGCATCGTCGCCGGAAGGATCAAGGAGAAGACCGGTAAGCCGGCCCTCGTCATCGCGCTTGATGCGGATGAGGAAGGGCGCGGCAAAGGCTCTGGTCGTTCCATCAGCGGAGTCGATCTCGGCTCTGCCATCATTGCCGCACGCGAACACGGCCTGCTGGTGGCTGGCGGCGGCCATGCCATGGCGGCAGGCCTCACCGTGGCGCCGGACAAGCTCGATTCGCTGGCGGACTGGCTGGACGAGCGCCTTTCAGGTGCAGTGGCGCGGGCGATGGAAGAACGTTCAATGTTGCTCGACCTTGCTCTGGCGCCAGGTGGACTGACGCCGAATCTTGTGGAGACACTGGAAAGCGCAGGCCCATTTGGCGTCGGCTGGCCTGCACCGCGCGTTGCAGTCGGCCCCGTCCGGCTGGTGAAGGCCGATATCGTGGGCAAGGATCATGTGAGGCTGATCGCCAGCGGACGCGACGGCGGCTCGTTCAAGGCCGTGGCCTTCAGGGCCGCAGAAACTGAGCTTGGGCAAGCCTTGCTGCACGGTTCGCGGGGTCGCAACCTGTGGCTGGCGGGGCGCGTCAAGCTGGACGATTGGGGCAGCCGTCCGCAAGCGGAACTGCACGTGGAAGACGCTGCCTGGGCAGATTGAGACAAAAGCGTTTCACAGGGCTTGACCGCACAGGAAACCACCCCTAAGTGCGCGGGCCTGCCACCGACGTGGCCCCTTCGTCTAGCGGTTAGGACGCGGCCCTTTCACGGCTGAAACACGGGTTCGATTCCCGTAGGGGTCACCACGGTGGATAAGGCTTCAAACCACGCCACCCGGTGAGTTGATTACATCTTCTCAAACCGGATTGCCGGATAGCCCGGCCCCTTCGTCTAGCGGTTAGGACGCGGCCCTTTCACGGCTGAAACACGGGTTCGATTCCCGTAGGGGTCACCAGCACGCGCCATGGCCGTGCATCAATCTCCACCGCCAGTTATGACAAGCTTCCGTTGCCTCTTGGCGACGCGCCATCTGCGCGGCTAAGCGCAAAGCGCAATGAGCGAATTCCGTTCCAAACCCTGGCCAGGCGTCTTGATCGCAATCGCCGCCGGAATCGGCATGATCGTGGCCGGAGCCGATCTGTGGCTGGTTGCCGCCGTGCTTTTGCTCTGGGTCTGCTCTCTCTGGATCGCACGCCCGGTCGAACGGATGGTGCAACCCCAGACCGATTCCGTACAACTGACGCGCGACGGGATGCGCGACATGATCGAGCAATTCAGCCTGCCCTTGCTGCTGCTTGATCGGAACCGCATCATCATTGCCAATTCGGCCGCCCGCGTCGTGTTCGGCAAGCATATCGTCGGACAGGATGCGCGCGTAGCACTGCGCCATCCTCAGGCGATTGCCTTGCTGGATCGCAAGCGTGACGGATCGGCCACGATCCAGGGCCTCACCACACCGCGCAGCATATGGAAGGTGACGCTCCATTCGATCAACGACCGCTACTGGGTGATCGAGCTTCACAACCGCACGACCGAAGCCGACATCAGTCGTGCCCATACCGATTTCGTCGCCAACGCCAGTCACGAGCTGCGCACGCCGCTCGCCTCCATCATCGGCTATGTCGAAACGCTTACGGAGGAAGGGGATTCGGTCGATCCTGCAACTTCGGCCAAATTCCTCGACACAGTCCTTCGCGAAGCACGGCGTCTGCAGAGCCTCGTCAGCGACCTGATGTCGCTTTCCCGCATCGAGGCGGAGAAACACGATCAACCGGCCGAGCAGCTCGATTTTGTCAAACTGGTGGCCAAGGCAGCACGCGATGCTGGCGCGGCAAAGGACAAGTCCAGAGTTTCGATCACTCTGCCAGAAACAGAAGTGACTGTGCGCGGCGATACCCAACAGCTGGAACAGCTCGTCCGCAATCTGGTCGACAACGCGCTCAAATACGGTGCGCAGGATCAGCCGGTGAATGTCGTCCTGAAGACCGAAGAAGGCGACCGGGCGGTTTTCACTGTGACCGACCGTGGCGAAGGCATTGATCCGGAACATATTCCGCACCTCACCCGGCGCTTCTACCGCACCGATCCAGGCCGCAGTCGCGCCGCTGGCGGAACAGGCCTCGGTCTGGCGATTGTGAAGCATATTGTGGAGCGCCATCGCGGGCGTCTCGACATCACCAGCAAGAAGGGTGAAGGCACAGTTGTGACCGTGAAGCTACCGACTATCGAACAGACTCGGTAGTCTTGTCATACATGTGTCACATAACTCCAACATCGCGCGGGCAGTCAGCCACGAGGCATCCAGCCTCCCAGTCCGGGACATGACCATGAAGACCAAAGCACTTCTCGCCCTTCCCCTGATTTCCGCCGCTCTCGCGCTGTCGGCATGCGGCAGCAGCGGCGATAACGCGACGCGCGACTCGATCCGCGCCGTGGGTTCCTCCACCGTCTATCCTTTCGCCAAGGCTGTTGCTGAGTCGCTCGCGCGCTCCAACCATGACCTCAAGTCGCCGATTATCGAATCGACCGGCACCGGCGGCGGCATGAAGCTGTTCTGCGCGGGCCTCGGCGCCAGCACTCCCGACATCACCAACGCATCGCGTCGGATGAAGAAGTCGGAGTTCGAGGAATGCCAGGCCAATGGCGTCACGAACATCATCGAAATCCAGGTCGGTCTCGACGGTATCGCATTCGCCGCCGACAAGGGCGGGATCGAGATGAACCTCACCCCGGCGCTTATCTACAAGGCTCTGGCCGCGAAGCCCTTCGGCAAGGAACAGACCGCCAAGACCTGGAAGGATGTCGATCCGTCACTGCCGGCCGACCCGATTCTGGTTTACGGCCCGCCCTCGACTTCCGGCACGCGCGACGCGCTCAAGGAACTGATCCTTGAAAAGGGTTGCGAAACCGATCCGGCGATGAAGGCCCTCAAGGAGAGCAATGAGGACCAGTTCAAGCAGATCTGCACCGAAGTCCGCGGTGACGGCGCTTATGTCGATCAGGGCGAGCAGGACAATCTGATCGTCCAGAAGATCGAGAGCAATCCGAAGGCAATCGGCGTGTTCGGCTATTCCTATCTGGAAGAAAACATCGACAAGCTGAACGGTCTGACCGTCAATGGCATCGTGCCGACCTATGACAACATCTCCAGCTTCGCCTATCCGGGCGCTCGTCCGCTCTTCATCTATGTGAAGAAGGACCATCTGGATGCGATTCCCGGCCTCAAGCAGTTCCTCGCCGAATGGGTGAAGAACTGGGGCAAGGACGGTCCGCTCGCGAAGATTGGCATGGTCGTGAGCCCGGATGATGTGCTCGCCAAGAGCACCAAGGCGGCCACTGAATACACCGTGCTCAGCGCGTCCGACTTCGAATAAGGACGAGCACGGATTATGTCGCCAGCCATTCTGCTTCTCCTCGCCCTCGGGCTCGGGCTCGCGGGATGGCTCGCGGCTCGTGCACGGGCCTGGAGCTTCCGCCGGGCAATGCCTGACCGGCGGATCGCTTCGCTGCCCTCCTATTACGGCTGGTACGTCGCCCTCTGGGTCGTCATCCCGGCGATCCTGTTCATCCTTGCCTGGGGCTTCATTGCCCCGGTGTTAGTGACCCAATCCGTTCTGGCCGATCCGGCTGCTGCGCATCTGCCGGTCTTCGGCCTGCAGCGCGAAACCATCCTGGCGGAAGCGCGCGCGGTGGCCAGCGGCGCGGCGAACGGGGTGTTCAATCCCCTCGCCCGCGAACTGGTCGAACCCTATCGCGCTGCGCTGATGCGCATGAACGCAATCGGCATCGCTGCCACGCTGGTGGTCGCCTTCCTTGGCGGCGCATGGTCCTTCACGCGCCTGCGCCCCGATTTCCGCGCCCGCACCCGAGTGGAACGGATCGTGATGCTGATCCTGCTGCTGGCTTCGCTGGTGGCGATCCTCACCACGCTCGGCATTTTCCTTTCGCTCGTATTCGAGACGATCCGCTTTTTCGGAATGATCGATCCGATCTCCTTCCTGTTCGGCACCCATTGGGGGCCGGACCCGATGAGTTCGGTCGAGGCTGCCGATCCGAGCCGGTTCGGCGCGATCCCGCTGTTCTGGGGCACGATTTATATCGGCGCGATCATCGCGATGGTGGTGGCAATTCCGCTCGGCCTGATGAGCGCAATCTACCTCACGCAATATGCCAGCCCCGCCTGGCGCAAATGGCTGAAGCCCGCGCTGGAGATTCTCGCGGGTGTGCCAACCGTGGTCTATGGCTATTTCGCTGCGCTCACGATTGCGCCTGCCATTCGCGACATGGCTGTTTCCATCGGCATCTCTAACGCCTCAAGCGAAAGTGCGCTGGCGGCCGGCCTCGTGATGGGCGTGATGATCATCCCGTTCGTGTCCTCCATGGCCGACGATTCCATCGCTGCCGTGCCGCAGGCCATGCGCGACGGCAGCCTGGCAATGGGCGCGACCACCAATGAGACGATCCGCCGCGTTCTCGTCCCGGCAGCCCTTCCCGGCATCGTCGCAGGCGTGATGCTGGCAATCAGCCGCGCGATCGGTGAGACGATGATCGTGGTGATGGCTGCAGGCTATGCCGCCAAGCTCTCCGGCAATCCGCTGGAGGCGATGACCACGGTTACTGTGCAGATCGTCGCCATGCTGACCGGTGAAGCCAGTTTCGACCATCCTGCGACGCTCAGCGCCTTTGCGCTTGGGTTTGTCCTGTTCCTTGTAACGCTGGGCCTGAACATCGTGGCCCTGCGCGTGGTGAAGAGGTTCCGTGAAGCCTATGAGTGAGGCAGTCCTCCCCACCCGCACCCCGGCATTCGAGGCGCGCATCCGCAAGCGTTATGCTGCAGAGCGCCGCTTCAAGCTGGCGGGCCTGCTGTCGATCCTGTTCTCGATCGCGGTGCTGGCCTTCCTGCTGGTCACCATGGCTTCCAATGGCATTTCGGGCTTCAAGCGCGTCGAACTCGCAGTGGAAATCGACTTCCCCGAAGCCGGCATCACTGGCGATCCCGCCGTGCTGGCTCAGCCCAATGCGATCCAGTCGCTCGAGGCGCAGGGCCTGCCTGCCGTCATCGAATTCTATGCGACCAAGTCGCTTGGTGAAGCCGGCGCGCAGCAGATCAATTCGGAAGCCTGGCGCGATGTGGCGAAGATGATCATCGCCGATCCTTCGATCC from the Erythrobacter sp. SG61-1L genome contains:
- a CDS encoding ATP-binding protein gives rise to the protein MSEFRSKPWPGVLIAIAAGIGMIVAGADLWLVAAVLLLWVCSLWIARPVERMVQPQTDSVQLTRDGMRDMIEQFSLPLLLLDRNRIIIANSAARVVFGKHIVGQDARVALRHPQAIALLDRKRDGSATIQGLTTPRSIWKVTLHSINDRYWVIELHNRTTEADISRAHTDFVANASHELRTPLASIIGYVETLTEEGDSVDPATSAKFLDTVLREARRLQSLVSDLMSLSRIEAEKHDQPAEQLDFVKLVAKAARDAGAAKDKSRVSITLPETEVTVRGDTQQLEQLVRNLVDNALKYGAQDQPVNVVLKTEEGDRAVFTVTDRGEGIDPEHIPHLTRRFYRTDPGRSRAAGGTGLGLAIVKHIVERHRGRLDITSKKGEGTVVTVKLPTIEQTR
- a CDS encoding nitronate monooxygenase family protein; amino-acid sequence: MSLPALLSHLRLPVIGSPLFIISNPELVIAQCKAGIVGSFPTLNARPSGMLDEWLHRITEELAAHDRDNPDRPAAPFACNLIVHRSNPRLEEDAMVLAKWKVPLVITSLGAIEDINKGVHDWGGIVLHDIINQRFAHKAIEKGADGLIAVAAGAGGHAGAQSPFALMQELREWFDGPIALSGAIAHGRSILAAQAMGADLAYIGSPWIATPEANAIDAYKQAIVEGAAADIVYSNLFTGVHGNYLKSSIERAGLDPDHLPESDPTTMDFAKATGSEAKAWKDIWGSGQGIGAVKEVEPVAVRVARLEAQYAEARRELALKAGL
- the pstC gene encoding phosphate ABC transporter permease subunit PstC translates to MSPAILLLLALGLGLAGWLAARARAWSFRRAMPDRRIASLPSYYGWYVALWVVIPAILFILAWGFIAPVLVTQSVLADPAAAHLPVFGLQRETILAEARAVASGAANGVFNPLARELVEPYRAALMRMNAIGIAATLVVAFLGGAWSFTRLRPDFRARTRVERIVMLILLLASLVAILTTLGIFLSLVFETIRFFGMIDPISFLFGTHWGPDPMSSVEAADPSRFGAIPLFWGTIYIGAIIAMVVAIPLGLMSAIYLTQYASPAWRKWLKPALEILAGVPTVVYGYFAALTIAPAIRDMAVSIGISNASSESALAAGLVMGVMIIPFVSSMADDSIAAVPQAMRDGSLAMGATTNETIRRVLVPAALPGIVAGVMLAISRAIGETMIVVMAAGYAAKLSGNPLEAMTTVTVQIVAMLTGEASFDHPATLSAFALGFVLFLVTLGLNIVALRVVKRFREAYE
- a CDS encoding NAD(P)H-dependent oxidoreductase gives rise to the protein MDEPAPYLLILWHSRTGAAQAMARAAADGAGGDVRLLRAGDARSRDLLAAAGFLFVCPENLGSMTGEMKELFDRCYYPLLGRIEGRAYATFIAAGSDGAVAQAQIDRIVTGWRLRRVADPVIVNLAAQTPDAILAPKHVPAAELERCREVGAALAEGIRLGIF
- a CDS encoding MOSC domain-containing protein, giving the protein MLQPMQGIIVALASDGEHRFSKQPRGGLRLIAGQGVEGDAHSGSTVQHLSRVAKNPAAPNLRQLHLIHAELLDELGEKGFQIEPGQLGENVTTRGVDLLGLSAGTRLKLGEEALIEITGLRNPCRQIDENVGQGAMAAVLGHAADGSLIRKAGVMAVILRGGEVRRGNRVQVEWAPERLIPLGPV
- a CDS encoding substrate-binding domain-containing protein is translated as MKTKALLALPLISAALALSACGSSGDNATRDSIRAVGSSTVYPFAKAVAESLARSNHDLKSPIIESTGTGGGMKLFCAGLGASTPDITNASRRMKKSEFEECQANGVTNIIEIQVGLDGIAFAADKGGIEMNLTPALIYKALAAKPFGKEQTAKTWKDVDPSLPADPILVYGPPSTSGTRDALKELILEKGCETDPAMKALKESNEDQFKQICTEVRGDGAYVDQGEQDNLIVQKIESNPKAIGVFGYSYLEENIDKLNGLTVNGIVPTYDNISSFAYPGARPLFIYVKKDHLDAIPGLKQFLAEWVKNWGKDGPLAKIGMVVSPDDVLAKSTKAATEYTVLSASDFE
- the recJ gene encoding single-stranded-DNA-specific exonuclease RecJ; this encodes MASHGTSAVFGVERSLAGRSWRWRGGNMDLGESHAGMAGLEQDLVTQLLLARGVSPDDIERHRTPTLRGFLPDPSAFRDMDEAARRLAEAVLGNETITVYGDYDVDGATSAALLIRLLRMLGHEARYYIPDRLLEGYGPSGEALVRLAEEGSSLIVTVDCGAMAHQALAMAHDAGVDVIVVDHHKCSTELPIAAALVNPNRLDESDTGAAHGHLAAVGVAFLLAIATVRTLRDRGYFETRPEPDLFALLDLVALGTVADVAALHGLNRALVAQGLKIMAKRENTGMSALIDASRLNRAPTCSDLGFALGPRINAGGRVGESTLGVRLLTTQDPDEARAIAGQLSVLNEERRAIEAAVQEAAEDQLASQHNRSVLVLAGSGWHPGVIGIVAGRIKEKTGKPALVIALDADEEGRGKGSGRSISGVDLGSAIIAAREHGLLVAGGGHAMAAGLTVAPDKLDSLADWLDERLSGAVARAMEERSMLLDLALAPGGLTPNLVETLESAGPFGVGWPAPRVAVGPVRLVKADIVGKDHVRLIASGRDGGSFKAVAFRAAETELGQALLHGSRGRNLWLAGRVKLDDWGSRPQAELHVEDAAWAD